In Nostoc edaphicum CCNP1411, the sequence AATCAGATGGTACTTTTGATTTCCCATCGCTTCTCAACGGTACGGATGGCTGACAAAATCGTGGTTATAGAAAACGGGGAAGTTATAGAACAGGGAACTCACGAAGAGTTGTTACAGCTAGGAGGACGTTATGCCAAGTTGTTTCTGTTGCAAGCAGCCGGTTATCAATAGGATGTGAGCTATTGTGTGGATTTAGATAGCGATGCCTAGGTTGGGCTGCGTCTACGCTCACTGTGTAGAAAGCACATAACATCTCTATCTAACCACGTTAAACTGTTCAGTAAACATGGGTCACTAGACACTCCGTATTGTTAAACATTGCTACCTGATAAATTATGCAAATAACAAAACAGCGATACTATACCCCAGAGGAATATTTAGAGCTAGAAGAAGCTGCTGAATACAAAAGTGAATACATTGACGGGCAAATAATTCCTATGGCGGGTGGAACAATAAATCACAATCGAATCTCGTTGAATCTCAGTGCTGCCTTAAATTTTGCGTTTCGCCAGCAAGATTACGAAGTTTTCATGGGTGATGTTCGTCTGTGGATACCCCAAAAGCTTACCTATACCTATCCAGATGTGATGATTCTGGCAGGTGAACCAGAGTTTTTTAACAACCGGAAGGATGTAATTCTGAATCCACAGATTATTGTTGAGGTTTTATCAAAATCAACAAAAGGGTACGATCGCGAAGATAAATTTCAGGCTTATCGAACTATTTCTACGTTTCAAGAATACCTATTAATTGACCAAACTCGGATTCATGTAGAGCAATTTTCCAAAATTGGGAAAAAGCAATGGACGCTTCGTGAATATGATGAAGAAGATGAAGCGATCGCACTTGTAACCGTACCATTTGAGATTTCCCTACAGGATTTATATAACAAGGTGAAATTTGAGCCTGTTGAGTCGGAAGCGGACAGTACTGATGTTGAAGGATTGGGGTAAGATGCGATCATGCGATCACTTGATTTGATTAGAGTAATGGAAAATGTGGTTATTACTTAAATTAGTTTAATAACACAGAATAAATTTTACTTTTGAACAAGTATGGTTACAATGTGGCATTGCCCATTGCTTCTAGCTCAGTGGCATTGTCTAACCTACTTTCACATAACACAGCAATGATGGATTGGAAGAAACTCCTGACACCAAAAAGACTTGGCAAAACTGAAGTAGAAAATCTTCAGTTTGATCGTACTCCCTTTCAAAAAGACTATGATCGCCTAGTGTTTTCCTCACCTTTTCGTCGTCTCAAAGATAAAACTCAGGTTTTTTCTTTGTCCACAAATGATTACATTCGTACTCGTCTCATTCATAGCCTTGAAGTGTCTTGCGTCGGTCGTTCCCTTGGCAGAATAGTGGGTGAGGCAATTGTAAAAAAATACGACTTTAATCAGGATGGGTTACGTGCTTCAGACTTTGGTGATATCGTATTTGCTGCTTGTCTAGCTCATGATATTGGGAATCCTCCCTTTGGCCATTCTGGAGAGGATGCTATTCGTACAGGATTTGAATCGTGGTACAACACTGTTAACCATGTAGGAGAAAAACTTCTCAGCAAGTCTCAAGAAGCTGACTTTGATTCATTTGAGGGCAATGCACAAGGCTTTCGTATTTTAACCAAGCTTGAAATGCCTCCTAAAAAAGGGGGAATGCAACTCACCTGCCCAACTTTAGCTGCTTTCACAAAGTACCCTAGAGAATCATTACTATCAGAACCTACCTTAAACTGTTACTCAGGTAGAAGTGTTAAAAAATATGGTTTCTTTCAGGCAGAAAAAGATTTATTTGCTGAGGTAGCAGAGACAGTTGGACTAATTCGCCGTCATGACAATGCAGCATGGTGGTCCCGACATCCGCTTGCTTTTCTTGTTGAGGCAGCAGATGACATTTGTTACTCAATTGTTGATGTAGAAGACGCCCATCGTATGGGTTACATCTCATTTGACAAAACCAAGGAATTACTTAACGTTATTGCAAATAAAGATATTCAAGAACATGGTGAAAGCAATACAGAAATAGTTAAGCGATTGCGGGCTTTAGCTATCAATAAACTCATAAATGAGGCAAGTGATATTTTCCTGAAACACGAAGAAGATATACTTTCTGGAGAATTTGATAAGGACTTGTTATCTCTAAGCACTTATGCAAACCACCTACAAGAAATTGGAAAGGAAACTCGGTCGGCTGTTTTTCAACATCCTGACGTTGTTAGTATCCAGATTGCTGGGTATGAAGTTTTAGGGAAATTATTTGCTGAATTTGTTAATGCCGTACTGCACAATAGTAAAAAAGGCAATTTGGTCTATTACATGCTTCCTAAAGAATATAATGATCCAAATCCAGATGAAGATACCTATAACAAAATTCTTAGAGTTACAGACTATATCTCCGGCATGACTGATTCTTACGCTACCAGTTTATTCCAACAATTTAGCGGTATTTCTTTGGGATGAGGGAATTCCAAAAAATAAATTATCCCAAATTATGTGTACATTCGTAGGGGCGCACAGTGCCCCTACGGGATGTTTTTTCACTGGAAGTCTCTAAAGTGACAGCGATCGCACCCTTCCCCTCATTTCCCTACCAACTTAGATAAAATCACTATGGTGCTACTTAACCCTAAGTCTAATGAAAAGCGATCGCTCCCCTTCTCAACCCTCCCTTCAACGTCCCGAACTACTCGCGCCAGCAGGTAACTGGGAATGTGCTAAAGCTGCTGTGGAAAATGGGGCAGATGCGATTTACTTCGGTTTGGATCGCTTCAACGCCAGAATGCGGGCAGAAAATTTTACTGAGGCGGACTTACCTCAATTGATGACATTTCTGCATCAGCGCGGCGTAAAGGGTTATGTCACTGTCAACACACTAATATTTCCCAAAGAACTAGCAGAAGCACAGCAATATCTCCGCACAATTATTGCCGCAGGTGTGGATGCGGTGATTGTCCAAGATATTGGTATATGCCGTCTCATCCGTCACCTGTCGCCTGATTTTCCTATTCATGCTTCCACGCAAATGACCATCACCAGTGCGCCTGGGGTGGAATTTGCCAAGTCTCTCGGCTGTCAATTAGTGGTGCTGGCGCGTGAATGTTCTCTTCAGGAAATCAATAAAATTCAGCAGCAGATCGCCCAACAGGAAACTTCGCTGCCTTTGGAAGTCTTTGTTCACGGTGCTTTGTGTGTGGCGTATTCCGGTCAGTGTTTGACTAGTGAGGCTTTAGGCGGACGTTCTGCCAATCGAGGTGAATGTGCCCAAGCTTGCCGGATGCCCTACGATTTAATCGCTGATGGGCAAGTTGTAAATTTAAAAGAACGCAAATATTTACTCAGTCCTCAAGACCTAGCAGGGTTGGATGTTTTGCCAGATTTGGTGAAATCAGGAGTAACTTGTCTCAAAATTGAAGGTCGTTTGAAAGCTCCAGAGTATGTTGCCAATGTCACCCGTGTTTATCGGCAAGCTTTAGATCGGGTGATGGAGGAACTGGAAAGACCTAACCCCCTAACCCCCTTCCCTACAAGGGAAGGGGGAATTAAAGCTCCCCTTTCCGTTTCGGAGAGGGGCTGGGGGAGAGGTCAATCAGATCAAGAACACTACAACTTAGAGATGGCATTTTCTCGCGGACTTTACACAGGTTGGTTTGGCGGGATTAATAATCAAGAACTAGTTCACGCCCGTTTTGGTAAAAAACGTGGGGTTTATTTAGGTGAAGTCAGCCGCATTCACAACGAACAGGTAACAGTCAAACTGGAAGCGCCTGTAAAACCGGGAGATGGAATTGTCTTTGACTGCGGTCATCCAGAGGCGAAGGAAGAAGGCGGCCGGGTTTATGCTGTGGTGTCCAAAGGTAAAGAAACCATGCTGTCCTTTGGGCGAAATGACTTGAATCTGCGTCGAGTGCATATAGGCGATCGCATTTGGAAAACCAGTGATCCAGAATTAGATAAGCAACTACGTCAAAGTTTTGCTGGCGATAACCCACAATTTCAGCGTCCGATTGACTTGGAGGTTTATGGAGAAGTTGGTCAGGCATTGATTGCGATCGCTCGTGATCAACTTGGTAATATTGTACAGGTAGAGTCCGCAATTTCACTAGTTGAAGCGCACACCAAACCCCTAGATACAGACCGTTTACAAGAACAATTTGGTCGTCTCGGTAACACCCCTTTCTGTTTGGGAACGCTAACTAACCACCTCAGTGGTACTTTTATGCTACCCGTAAGTGAGTTGAACCGGATGCGGCGGGAAATCGTGACGCAGTTGGAAGAATTGCGAAGTCAACCCAAACGCTGGCAATTACATTCTGATGTCTCTTTCCAAGACCTACTACCCTCTTCATCTCCCACCCTGCGGGAAGCTAAAGCTACATCTCCCTCACTCATTGTCTTAGTACGAAACCTCAAGCAACTCCAAGCCGCCCTCAAAGCTGGTGTTAAAACACTATACTGTGAATTTGAAGACCCCCGCGCTTATCGAGAAGCGGTGCAAATGGTGCGCCAACAAGAGCAAAAAAACAAAGCAGAAAATTCTTCACTTTTAACTCCTTTTTGTACAGACGCGATTCATCGCGTCTCTCCTAACTCCCCACTCCCCACAATTTGGGTTGCACCACCCCGAATTACCAAACCGGGCGAAAATTGGATTTTGCAGCAGGTACGTGCTTGTGAGGCAGATGGCTATCTGGTGCGGAACTATGACCAATTGCAATTCTTTGCAGCAGACCGTTGCATTGGAGATTTTTCGCTCAACGTTGCTAATCCCTTAACAGCAGACTACTTTCAGCAACGCTTTGGTTTAGAACGGCTGACGGCATCCTATGACCTGAATATTACCCAACTGCAAGACCTACTTACCAGTTGTCCACCCCAGTGGTTTGAGGTGACAATCCATCAACACATGCCCATGTTCCACATGGAACATTGTGTTTTTTGTGCCTTTCTATCAACGGGTACTGACTATACAAACTGTGGACGACCCTGTGAAAAGCAGGAAGTGAAATTAAAAGACCGTGTAGGTAGCGAACACGTTCTCAAAGCAGATGTAGGCTGTCGTAATACTGTATTTAACGGCACTGCTCAAACTGGAGCCGAGTACGTACAGCGTCTTATAGAACTGGGATTACGTTACTTTCGTATCGAGTTTGTGAATGAAACGCCAGAGCAAGTGAGTAAAACAATACATTGCTATAGTCAATTATTGCGAGGTGAGATTACAGGTTCCCAACTATGGCGAGAGTTGAAGTTGCAAAATCAGCTAGGCGTAACTCGTGGCCCGATGGGAGTATCTGCACTGCGGTCATAATTGATTTTCTGAACGCCCAGCTTGAAAAATCTGTTCGGCGGTCAAGTTTAATTCTGGGAATGTAGGCGATATGATGCGTTGTTTACCGCCGCAGGCATCGCTTCCCCGAAACAGGTTAATTTGATACTCACCATCCAGCAAATAATAAACCGATAAAATTCCCAACTTGTTTAAAAGTCAGGAATCTAACCATCACAAGATAAAGGTTTTATTCTATTCAATTAAAATCCACCATAGTTACAGCACTTGCGTCTGTTATGAGGTACAATAAATTAAAATATAAATACCTCTAAATGAAGTCATACTCTGTCGATCTTCGAGAAAAAATAGTTGCAGCACATCTTCAAAAAAATATCTCAATCAGAAAAGTAGCTAACATATTTTCCGTCTCAAAAAGTTTAGTTCAAAAGCTTGTAAAACAACAAAAACTTGAAGGAAATTTACAATCCAAGCCGCGAGGAAAGCCACAATTTAGTCATCTAACAAATGCTGACATAGAGTTGAGAGAATTAGTTGAATCATATCCAGATGCAACATTGATAGAGTTGTGTGAATTATTTGCAGACAAGACTGGTAATTGGGTAGGTCAAAGTGCAATGTGTCGGGCGTTACAGAAATTAGGATTAAATCGTAAAAAAAAACGAAGCGGAGTACCCAAGCTCTTACTGAGAGAGTCCTGCATTTAAGATTAGATTATTGGGAAAAGGTCAAAAATATAGAGCCAGAAAATTTAGTATTTTTGGATGAAACTGGTGTCCTACTTGGGTTAGCGAGGACTCATGCCCGTTCACAAATGGGAACAAGAGCTTACTCTCTTAACCCCTTCTATAGAGGCTCAAAAGTTACAGTAATTGGAGCAATTAGTCTTAAAAAAGTAGTTGCATTAATGACAATGAATGGTTCAATGGATGGCATTGCATTTGAATTATTTATTGAGAAGTTTTTAGTACCACATTTATGGTCAGGAGCAGTAGTGGTGATGGATAATTTATCCGCACATAAACTAGATTCAATTGTGCCAATGATTGAAGCTGTAGGTGCGAAAGTTATTTGTTTATCCTCATACTCCCCCGATTTTAATCCAATTGAATTATGGTGGTCACAACTTAAATCTTTTTTACGCAATTTTGCTCCAACTACAACAGAAATGGTTGATAAACTAATCTCAGTTGCACTCGACTTAATAAATCCTCAACATTTAAGAAACTGGTTTGCTAGTTGCTGCTACTGTACCTCATAACAGCCGTAGGTGCTGTATCCCTCTTCTGTCACTCTCCGAAAACATTTGCCTTTTCTAAAATCTAGAGCTTTTGTATAACAAGCGATTGCGCGATTATTTTCTAATAACAAATACAAGTCCTATTTTTTTCTAATAGTATAGCTTGTATTGATTGCCTCATGAGGCTTCTAGCGATCACTTTCCCGGAAAGTGACAGAAGAGGGGTATCCCTCTTCTGTCACTCTCCGAAAACATTTGCCTTTTCTAAAATCTAGAGCTTTTGTATAACAAGCGATTGCGCGATTATTTTCTAATAACAAATACAAGTCCTATTTTTTTCTAATAGTATAGCTTGTATTGATTGCCTCATGAGGCTTCTAGCGATCACTTTCCCGGAAAGTGACAGAAGAGGGGTATTTATGAATAATATTTCGACAAGCAATTATTGGGACACTTCGCTTTACCAAGATAAACACGCCTTTGTGTGGCAATATGGCGAAGACTTATTGCAATTACTGAACCCTCAGCCAGGAGAATCGATTTTGGATCTCGGCTGTGGTACTGGACAACTCACAGAAAAAATTGCCCAATCTCAGGCTGAAGTAATGGGAGTTGATTATGCATCTGCAATGATCGAAAAGGCAAGAGAAAACTATCCCCATTTGCGCTTTGAAGTTGCTGATGCTAGGAACTTTCAAGTAAATAAGCCATTAGATGCTGTGTTTTCTAACGCTGTGTTGCATTGGGTGAAAGAAGCAGATCAAGCGATCGCATCCATCCATCAATCCCTAAAACCAGGGGGGCGTTTTGTGGCAGAATTTGGTGGTAAGGGAAATGTGCTAGCGATCGCCACAGCTTTATCTAACGCCTTAGAAGCAATTAATATCCCCGCACAAGCCCTAAATCCTTGGTATTTCCCTAGTATTGGTGAATACGCCACCCTATTAGAACAGCAAGGCTTTGATGTCATCTATAGCACTCTATTTGCTCGTCCAACTCCATTAGCAGAAGGAGAAGCAGGTATGGCAAACTGGATTCGGATGTTCGCCAGCAGTTTTTTAGCAGCACTTTCTGATGAGCAACAAATACAAGTAATTCGCGTCATCGAGGAATATCTTAAGCCAACACTGTATCAACAGGGAACTTGGAAAGCAGACTATCGAAGAATTCGTATAGTTGCCATTAAACTTTAAATTGTACAAATTTTGACTTGTGCCTTAATTACGAATTACGAATTAGTATCAGCTATGCATATACCTAAATTGTGCGATCGCCCTTGGCATTGGTGTAGCGATCGCCAGATATCCTTTTCATTACTACTAACCATTACCCTCTCAGCTTTATTAGTCCCGCCCTCACTAGCGCAAACTTCCTCAATACCGTCACCTTCTAGTGCGCCTCTGGAACTAGACTTATTAACCAAGCCAAAAGACTATGTAATTACAGCTAACACCATTAACCCAGTACAATTAACCGTTCCCAGCTTATGGTGGGCACAACAAAACTCTGAGAAAAAGCTATTGGATAATTGGATAGCATATCCAGCTTCTAACAAAGAACCTGCACGAGTAGACTTGATCGTGAATCAGCAAATTTGGAGCTTACTAGAGTATGTGGAGCGCTACGACTTCGTAAATCGCTTGGGTAGCGCTGCACGGAACTTTGGTTACAACGTCAGGGTATTTAACTATCAAAAAGAACCCTTGGCAACCTACACCTGTAACTTTAGTACAAGTCCAGCTTTATGCAGTATCCAAACAAATCTTAAGAACAAGATAGGGTTACAGCGTTCACTCTAGACAATTAGTAGGGACTGGGGACTGGTGACTGGGAGAGATGAAACGGACAAGGAGAATAACCATGCCCAATTCCCAATTCCTAATTAAACCTTAATTTTGGCGAATAAAGACTCGTATTGTTTTATTACTGATGGGGGTAAGGGAAGTAAAAATTCGCTTTTATTGAAAATGTTGCGATCGCTCTGTAAGATGCTCAATAATGGTTCTTGGATATCGGAAGTGACAATGTTTGTAGAAATTGGTGAATTACTTTTGGTCAGCACCGAAATTTGTTTAGCTGTACTTGGTTTCCAACAAAAATCAATCCATTGATCTGATAAAGTATCCTTAGTAATACCTGCCGGACGTACCCACAAATCTGCCCACATTGCTGTTCCTGACTGGGGGATAACTGCGCCGAGTTGCGGATAACGTGCCAAAGCTGGTAGTACATCGCTTGACCAACCAACCGCTAGCCAAGTGTCTCCCATAATTAGGGGTTCCAAATAGTTATTGGAACTGTAAAATTTCACCTGTTGATTTAATGTCTGTAATTCTTTTTCCAAGTCTGGTACTTGGTCAAGATTCTCTGTATTATAAGATTTTCCTAGCTTCTTTAAGACCAGACCAATAACTTCTCGTGGTTGATTGAGTAGGGAAATGTGCTGCTGCATTTCATCTCGCCATAAATCACTCCAATCTTTGGGTATCCATCCCAAATTTCGCAACTTGTCACGGTTATAAACAATCACCGTGCTACCCCAGCGGTAAGGCGCACCCCACACCTTCCCTTGAGTATCCAAGTTACCTTGGTCGTTGCGCGTTACTAATTTCTTCCACCTTTCATCTAAAGCAGACCACTGTTTTAATTGGTTTCCCCCTACTTCTTGGAGTGGTTGAATCAATTTCTGCTCAATAGCTGCCTTTAGCCAGTAATCTCCCAATGTCACTAGGTCTGCCTCAGCTGCTTTTTGACCTTGCCTAAAGGGTATAAAGCGACTCCATCCCTGCTCATCAGTACTTTTCGGTTTCTGCTGCCAATTTTGTAATTGCTGAAATAAATCCTGTAACTGCTCGACTGGAGAAAACTTTAACTGCACCTGTTGCTGCAAACCGTTGTGGAACTGATTCACCACCTGACCAGGTATAGAACCTTTTAATAACTGCACTTTTAGTTGTGTCTGCTTGTTTCCACCACAGCCAAAAAGCAGTTGTGAAAGTGCCAGCGTACTTGTACTTAACAAAAAATACCGTCGATCCATTGATTTTGGATTTAAAATTTTTGATTATACCTAATATTAATAGGAGTGACGCAAAACTATAAGCGCTCTGGGGCAATACCTGCGAGTTTACTGAAAATGTTCTCGTAAGAGTAGCCGCTTTGTGTCTACATGAATTGCCCCTACCTGAAAATCATTCTTTTTTGGCTATTGTTTGCGTAAGTCCTGATTAAGCAGAGATTTACCAGAGGCTGATTAGCTGAAAAGTAGAGTTGGAAAATTACCAGTATTTTTTATTGGTAACACGTATAAATTTGAAGATTTTACTCAACTTAGCAAGTTTGTCAGCAAATCACTACCTAAAGATTAATTTTTCTCCATAAATTTCCTTAGTGGTACTCATGGTCAAACTTTACTTATATTTAGAATTTCCGCCAAAAATTATCAATACTTAAATAATCCATAAGTATTGTTAAGGTTGGGAGTAAATTGAATAACATAGAGAAAATGTACGGATACAGGGTATTAAATGGAGCCATTACAGCAGCAGATCCTGACTTTAAGCGAAAAACTGGATGCCCTCTGCCAAGTGATTGAGCAACTTGATGTTAAAGTTACTCAAGCTTTCTCAGAGTGTTCTTTAGCGAATACACAAGCAAAGGATAATTATCAGGAAAATGGCTCGATTGGGGGCTACCAGTTCAAAGG encodes:
- a CDS encoding Uma2 family endonuclease — translated: MQITKQRYYTPEEYLELEEAAEYKSEYIDGQIIPMAGGTINHNRISLNLSAALNFAFRQQDYEVFMGDVRLWIPQKLTYTYPDVMILAGEPEFFNNRKDVILNPQIIVEVLSKSTKGYDREDKFQAYRTISTFQEYLLIDQTRIHVEQFSKIGKKQWTLREYDEEDEAIALVTVPFEISLQDLYNKVKFEPVESEADSTDVEGLG
- a CDS encoding deoxyguanosinetriphosphate triphosphohydrolase, with the protein product MALPIASSSVALSNLLSHNTAMMDWKKLLTPKRLGKTEVENLQFDRTPFQKDYDRLVFSSPFRRLKDKTQVFSLSTNDYIRTRLIHSLEVSCVGRSLGRIVGEAIVKKYDFNQDGLRASDFGDIVFAACLAHDIGNPPFGHSGEDAIRTGFESWYNTVNHVGEKLLSKSQEADFDSFEGNAQGFRILTKLEMPPKKGGMQLTCPTLAAFTKYPRESLLSEPTLNCYSGRSVKKYGFFQAEKDLFAEVAETVGLIRRHDNAAWWSRHPLAFLVEAADDICYSIVDVEDAHRMGYISFDKTKELLNVIANKDIQEHGESNTEIVKRLRALAINKLINEASDIFLKHEEDILSGEFDKDLLSLSTYANHLQEIGKETRSAVFQHPDVVSIQIAGYEVLGKLFAEFVNAVLHNSKKGNLVYYMLPKEYNDPNPDEDTYNKILRVTDYISGMTDSYATSLFQQFSGISLG
- a CDS encoding U32 family peptidase, translating into MKSDRSPSQPSLQRPELLAPAGNWECAKAAVENGADAIYFGLDRFNARMRAENFTEADLPQLMTFLHQRGVKGYVTVNTLIFPKELAEAQQYLRTIIAAGVDAVIVQDIGICRLIRHLSPDFPIHASTQMTITSAPGVEFAKSLGCQLVVLARECSLQEINKIQQQIAQQETSLPLEVFVHGALCVAYSGQCLTSEALGGRSANRGECAQACRMPYDLIADGQVVNLKERKYLLSPQDLAGLDVLPDLVKSGVTCLKIEGRLKAPEYVANVTRVYRQALDRVMEELERPNPLTPFPTREGGIKAPLSVSERGWGRGQSDQEHYNLEMAFSRGLYTGWFGGINNQELVHARFGKKRGVYLGEVSRIHNEQVTVKLEAPVKPGDGIVFDCGHPEAKEEGGRVYAVVSKGKETMLSFGRNDLNLRRVHIGDRIWKTSDPELDKQLRQSFAGDNPQFQRPIDLEVYGEVGQALIAIARDQLGNIVQVESAISLVEAHTKPLDTDRLQEQFGRLGNTPFCLGTLTNHLSGTFMLPVSELNRMRREIVTQLEELRSQPKRWQLHSDVSFQDLLPSSSPTLREAKATSPSLIVLVRNLKQLQAALKAGVKTLYCEFEDPRAYREAVQMVRQQEQKNKAENSSLLTPFCTDAIHRVSPNSPLPTIWVAPPRITKPGENWILQQVRACEADGYLVRNYDQLQFFAADRCIGDFSLNVANPLTADYFQQRFGLERLTASYDLNITQLQDLLTSCPPQWFEVTIHQHMPMFHMEHCVFCAFLSTGTDYTNCGRPCEKQEVKLKDRVGSEHVLKADVGCRNTVFNGTAQTGAEYVQRLIELGLRYFRIEFVNETPEQVSKTIHCYSQLLRGEITGSQLWRELKLQNQLGVTRGPMGVSALRS
- a CDS encoding helix-turn-helix domain-containing protein, whose product is MKSYSVDLREKIVAAHLQKNISIRKVANIFSVSKSLVQKLVKQQKLEGNLQSKPRGKPQFSHLTNADIELRELVESYPDATLIELCELFADKTGNWVGQSAMCRALQKLGLNRKKKRSGVPKLLLRESCI
- a CDS encoding transposase, whose protein sequence is MDETGVLLGLARTHARSQMGTRAYSLNPFYRGSKVTVIGAISLKKVVALMTMNGSMDGIAFELFIEKFLVPHLWSGAVVVMDNLSAHKLDSIVPMIEAVGAKVICLSSYSPDFNPIELWWSQLKSFLRNFAPTTTEMVDKLISVALDLINPQHLRNWFASCCYCTS
- a CDS encoding class I SAM-dependent methyltransferase, with the protein product MNNISTSNYWDTSLYQDKHAFVWQYGEDLLQLLNPQPGESILDLGCGTGQLTEKIAQSQAEVMGVDYASAMIEKARENYPHLRFEVADARNFQVNKPLDAVFSNAVLHWVKEADQAIASIHQSLKPGGRFVAEFGGKGNVLAIATALSNALEAINIPAQALNPWYFPSIGEYATLLEQQGFDVIYSTLFARPTPLAEGEAGMANWIRMFASSFLAALSDEQQIQVIRVIEEYLKPTLYQQGTWKADYRRIRIVAIKL
- a CDS encoding extracellular solute-binding protein, translated to MDRRYFLLSTSTLALSQLLFGCGGNKQTQLKVQLLKGSIPGQVVNQFHNGLQQQVQLKFSPVEQLQDLFQQLQNWQQKPKSTDEQGWSRFIPFRQGQKAAEADLVTLGDYWLKAAIEQKLIQPLQEVGGNQLKQWSALDERWKKLVTRNDQGNLDTQGKVWGAPYRWGSTVIVYNRDKLRNLGWIPKDWSDLWRDEMQQHISLLNQPREVIGLVLKKLGKSYNTENLDQVPDLEKELQTLNQQVKFYSSNNYLEPLIMGDTWLAVGWSSDVLPALARYPQLGAVIPQSGTAMWADLWVRPAGITKDTLSDQWIDFCWKPSTAKQISVLTKSNSPISTNIVTSDIQEPLLSILQSDRNIFNKSEFLLPLPPSVIKQYESLFAKIKV